TCGATCGATCTGATCGTGCTAATGTGTCAGAGTTTATCCATACTATTCAGCATGAGTATATTCATATATTAAATCAGCACAAACCTTTTGATGAGAAATCATGGTCGGCTTTAACACCTGGTGGATATACGGCTGATTGGTATAATTTTTCAATTCCTGTATCAAACGAAATTGGATTTATTACAAGTTATGCCAGATCAAATATTAATGAAGATTTTGCAGAAACAGCTTCAATGATGTTAATATATTCAAAGGCAGAATACGCTGCGTTTTTAGCTGGCATTAAAAGTCAAACTGCTTTGGCAGCATTAAAAGCAAAAGAAGCACTTGTTGTAAAATATTTTAAAGAAGCTTACAACATGGATTTTTATGCGTTAAGAGATGCAGCTGAAATAAACACAACTGCTGTTATAACCAATTAAAACGAAGTATTATGAAAATTAAAAACATATATAAGTTCTTGTTTGCAGCGTTTTTAGCATTGCAATTAAGCGCTTGCGATAACAATACAGACGCAGATCCAAAGTTTGATAAAACTCCTACGGAGCGTTTAAATGCCCAAATGGCAGAATTAAAACAAGTATTACTTTCTTCTCCGGAAGGATGGAAAGCAATCTATTTTACAGACAATACTATTTTAGGAGGCTATACTCATTTTTTTAAGTTTTTTGCTGATGGTACAGTTGAAATGTCTTCTGATTTTGATGAAGATCTAGATACCGATGTAACACAAAAAAGTGAATATCAGATACAATTAGGAAGTACCGTAAGTTTAACATTTACAACAAAAAACTGGATACATCTTTTGTCTGAATCAGATAATTATCCAATAGATGAATTGGAAGCAAAAGGATATTTGGGAGATTTTCAATTTTTGTATTACGGACAGGAAAATGGTCAGATTATTTTTAGGGCCAATAGAAATGGTCAGGAAATACGTTTTGTAAAAGCAACGAAAGAAGATAGGGATAATTTGTCTAAAAATTTTGACATGATTCCCAATGTAATAGGATCAGAAACAAGACCATTATTTAGGTTATTGGAAACAAATGACGGAACAACAAAACATCAGTTTGATTTTTCATTTTCGCCTATAACACGTTACGCAACTGCAAATTCAATCGAAACAGGTTATTCTGTAAGTTTTAATTTTGGTGTTGGTTATACTCCAACCGGAATTGTTGTGAATCCTGGTATACAAGTTGGAAGCCAAAAATTAACTGATTTCGTTTACAATGATGCTGATGGAAGTTTTACGGCTACAGGAACTGGAGGCGTATCAGCTTCCATTAAATATAGCAATGCGCCATTAGTATTAACAGATGATTATAAATTGTTATTGCCAGGAAGCGGGAATAATGTTTACGGTTACATTTATAATTTAACAAAATTTGAAGCCGCAAACTCTGCATTATTTTTGACTTTATTAGGGAATTCAGAACAGGCAGCAGGTGCAATGCTTTCAAGAGTACAACTATGGTTTAATAATGCTGATGGAAGTAATTATATTGAGTACAGATTTGCAGATGCAACAGGTGCAACGATAGCCAGAAGATACCATTACTTTACTTTAACTGTTAATACTGCTGATAAAAAAGTTACATTTACTCCAGGAGTTTGGAAATCAACTGCTACAGCTGCAGCACCAGCAATTGCAACGCCATCGTTTTTGAAAAATCTTGATGATCAGTTTATGAACCCTCAGGGATTGTATTTTGCAGAAACACCGGTTTCAGGTTATAGGGCATTTACGTTTACAAGTACAACAACTCCTTTTAGAATGGTTGCGTACTCGTTTCAATAATAAAAAGTTTAGTTTTAATTTTTTATTTTGAGAATAAGCAACTCTGTTTTTGAGTTGCTTATTCTCAAAAAAGTAAATAGTTAATTCATCTTAATAAATTTAAAATTTAAGCATTATGATAAAACAGTTTATTACACCAATAAATATTGCCTTCTTTCTATGGGGTTTGTTTCTCGTAACGATATCACTATTGTATGCGGAGTATACAAGATATTATTTATATCTCTCCATAATCCTAATCATTCCAATAATGACTTTGAGTCTTGTAAAACAGAGGAAGCAGGATAAACTTAATAACACAAAAGAGTTTCAATCATCAATTTACAGAATGCTGTTTATGGCAGTTGTAATGGTAGTTTTTTATTTTATAACAAAACAAAATTATATTTAAAAGAATATTTTGGTTATACCCTAGTTTTATTTTAAAGCAGCTCAATTTAGAGCTGCTTTTCTTTTTTATCAGATTATAAAATTAAATTGTATTGTTTTAAAAGGTTATTACAATTGCTATTTTTTTTAAAAAAGGAATTGTTCTATATTTGACAAGTCGTTTTTAGCCCTGATAGAAGCGGTATCCTTTTTAGCTGCTTTTTTTTGGCAGATAAAAAGATATAGCGGATAGCAGGATTAGCTACAAATAAATATTAAAATTAATTTTGAATATGAAATTACTAGAAGGAAAAGTAGCCATCATTACAGGCGCGAGCCGTGGAATTGGTAAAGGAATTGCCGAAGTTTTTGCTAAACATGGTGCCAATGTGGCCTTTACATACAGTTCATCTGTAGAATCAGCTCAGGCTCTGGAAACAGAATTGAACGGATTGGGAGTTAAAGCAAAAGGATACCAGTCAAATGCAGCGGATTTTAATGAAGCGCAGACTTTTGTTGACGCTGTTTTAGCAGATTTTGGAACAGTTGATATTTTGATTAACAATGCCGGTATTACAAAAGATAACTTATTAATGCGTATGTCTGAAGCTGATTTTGATCAGGTAATCGATGTCAATCTGAAATCGGTTTTTAATATGACAAAAGCAATTCAGAAAACCTTTTTGAAGCAACGTTCTGGTTCTATCGTTAATATTAGTTCTGTGGTAGGGGTTTCAGGAAATGCTGGACAAACCAACTATGCTGCTTCAAAAGCGGGAGCAATTGGTTTTACAAAATCAGTAGCTTTAGAGCTGGGGTCTCGTAATATTCGTTGCAATGCAATCGCTCCTGGATTTATCGAAACTGAAATGACGGCAAAATTACCGGAAGATGTAGTAAAAGGATGGAGAGACGGAATTCCGTTGAAACGTGGCGGAACTACTGAAGATGTTGCCAATGCATGTCTTTTCTTAGCCTCTGATATGAGTGCTTATGTTACCGGACAAGTGCTTAATGTTTGCGGAGGAATGCTTACTTAATATGTGAATAGTTTTATGGTTTGTTGTTTATCGTTCACAGCCAAAAACTATAAACTAACAACTATAAACAAAATAATATATGACTACAAACACGATTCTATTATTACTATTGTCTTTAGTAATAGCTGGTGGATTGTCGTATTTTCAATATTTTTATAAAGCCAAAAACCATTCGAATGTGAATGTGTTTTTGGCTTTTTTACGTTTTTTAATCATTTTCGGATTATTGGTGTTACTGATTAATCCTGTAATGACGAAAAATTCACTTCAGATTACCAAAACTCCTTTGGCTATTGCGGTAGATAATTCAAGTTCTATAACGGCTTTGAAGTCTGATAAAAAAGTTGCCGAATTATATCAGAAACTAATTTCTAACGCAGCACTTCAGGAAAAGTTTGAAATCCAGTCGTATCAGTTTGATACCGATTTTAAGCCTTCAGACAAATTTGATTTTAAAGGAAAACAAACCAATCTGGATGAGGTTGCTAAAAATTTAAAAAGCATCAATAAAAACCTGATTTTTCCAACGGTGATCATCACAGACGGAAATCAGACTACAGGAAACGATTATGTATATCGTTTTGATCCTGTCAATAAAGTTTATCCTTTGGTTGTGGGAGATACAACCACTTTTTTTGACTTAAAAATCAATCAGTTAAACGTTAATAAATACGCTTTTCATAAAAATAAATTTCCGGTTGAGGTTTTTCTACAATATGCAGGAACTAAAGCTGTAAACGCTGATTTTACGATTTCGCAGGGAAATTCAGTCTTAGCCCGAGAGAAAGTGTCTTTTTCGCCTTCTAAAAAAACAGCTTCTCTAAATATTTTGTTACCGGCTGATAAAGTTGGACTGCAGATTTTCAGGGCAAATGTTTCTTCTAACGTAAAAGAAAAAAACAGCTACAACAATATCAAAAACTTTGCAGTTGAAGTAATTGATCAAAAGTCAACTATTGCGATCGTTTCCACTATAAATCATCCGGATATAGGAGCTTTGAAACGTTCAATAGAAACAAATGCACAACGCAAAGTGATTTTGGCAAGACCTAATGAAATCGACAAATTAAATGAGGTATCAGTTTTGGTTTTGTATCAGCCAAATGGAGCTTTTAAACCTATTTTTGACAACAATAAACTGGCCGGGACGAATAGTTTTATCATTACCGGAAACAGTACCGATTTTAATTTCCTAAATCAAAAACAGCATAATCTGATTTTTAAAATGAGCGGTCAAAGGGAAGATTATTTAACCGAATTTCAGCCGCAGTTCAATTTGTTTGCGATTGAGAATATTGGTTTTGAAAACTTTCCGCCATTGCAGAACCTATTCGGGAGCGTTACAACCAGCGGAAATGTATCTGTTTTGCTTTCGTCTAAAATAAGAAACGTTTCAACCAATGCGCCTTTATTGGCTTTCGCCGAAAATCAGGGCAGAAGAACTGCTTTTCTTTTAGGGGAAAACAGCTGGAAATGGCGTTTGCAAAGCCATATCGACAATCAGTCGTTTGAAAAGTATGATGTTTTTGTCGATAAGATAATTCAGTTCCTGGCATCTTCGGCTTCGCGAAAATCATTGGTGGTAACACACGAAAGTTTTTATAATTCGGGTGAAGCGATTGTAATAAACGCACAATATTTCAATAAAAATTATGAGTTTGACGAAAAAGCAAGACTCACCATCACAGTTACAAATGCTGAAACCAAACAAGCCAAAAACTACGATTTGTTAAAAGGCAACAATTCTTTTTCAGTCAATTTAGACGGTCTCGCTGCCGGAAAATATAGTTTCACCGTAAAAGAATTAAACAGCAATACGGTTTATTCCAGCCGTTTTGAGATTTTGGATTTTGATATCGAAAAGCAATTTGTAAATCCGGATGTTCAAAAACTGAAACAACTGGCTTTGCAAACCAATGGAAAAGCTTTTTTCGAAAACCAGGCAGATGATTTAATTCACACTCTTTTAGAAAATAAGGAATATAAATCGATAGAAAAGAATATTGCTACTAAAACTCCATTAATTGATTGGGTTTGGTTGCTGGTTTTAATTGCCGCTTTATTGACTACTGAATGGTTTGTTAGGAAGTATAATGGGATGCTTTAAAAGACATAGGACTTAAAAGAAAAATAATTTTAACTATGGAAGCAAAAAAAATCATTATATTCTTTAGTCTTTTTTTTATAACTGTTTTTTCTTTTATTTACATTAATGCCATAAAGGAAAACAGAAAGAATTATCAGTTTGTAATTACCCGATTTAATGAAAGGCCAAATAGTATTACTTTCATTAATAATGATAATGAATTTACTCTTAGTAGATTCGATCCTCATGTGAAAGATATTGAAAAAGAGGATAGTTTAGTAAAGAAGTCTTTTTCAAAAAAGATTTATATTTATAGGAAGAATAAAAAGGATGGTAAATATTTTTTAATGTTTACACTAAATTATTTAGGGACGTTTCCAATAGATTGGCTATAATTTGTTAAAAAAAATTAGTAAACAATGGATTTCAGGCTAAAAGTATTTTATACCGTTGCACTCCGCCTTAATTTTACTAAAGCGGCAACGGAATTATACATTACCCAGCCGGCCGTTTCCAAACACATTCAGGAGCTCGAAGAAACCTATAAAACCAAGCTTTTTGAAAGAAACGGATCCAAAATTGCCTTAACTGCGGCAGGTGAAATTCTACTGAAGCATACCAAAAACATCTTCGAAGTCTATCGCGAAATAGACTTTGATATGAGTTCTTTCATCAATCAGCGTCAGGGATTATTGCGATTGGGTTCAAGTACCACCATTTCCCAATATATCATTTCACCGGTTTTAGCACGATTTCACCAAAAACAGCAGGATATCAAAGTCAACTTACTGAATGGAAACACGGAACAGATTGAAAATGCCCTGATCAATAAAGAAATCGAAATCGGAATTGTAGAAGGACAATCTAAAAATCAGTCGATTAAGTATGTTCCGTTTATTAAGGACGAACTGGTTTTGGTCTGCAACCGAAATCCTTTGGTAAAACAAAATGAAATTTCGCTGGAAGATTTAAAATCCATGAAATTCATTACGCGCGAACGTGGTTCCGGAACACTTGAAGTTATAGAATATGCGTTAAAACAAGTCGGTGTAAAATTAAGCGATTTACAAATCGAAATGCAGCTAGGAAATACAGAAAGTATCAAATCGTACCTGCTAAACTCAGACTGTTTTGCTTTTATGTCAATACACGCAGTAGGAAAGGAGCTTAAAAATAACGAATTAATCGTTTTAGATGTGGAAGGTTTATCTATCGAAAGATATTTTTACATTATTACATTACTAGGGAAATCCGATCCATTATCGGAGTTGTTTATTCAAAATATTTCATCTTATTATAATCTGAAGTTATAGTCGATTGTATTTTACGATTGGCGTTTTCGATATAAACGGCAGAACTTTGCAGGGTAATTATTAAGTACTCTATTTTGAAAACACAACAACATTCAGCGTCTCATTTAGTAGAAGTTAATCTTTTTCTTCAGCAGCTTATTTTTGGAGCAGTAATCGTTTTGTGTCTGCTTTCAGTTATTTCCCCGCCAATTGCTTTATTATTAGGTGTTCTGATCGTAAATGTTTTTGGGAATCCGTTTATAGCATTCAATCATAGAGCTATTACTTTTTTATTACAGTTTTCCGTAGTTGGTCTAGGTTTCGGAATGAACGCTTCATCAGCTATTTCAGCCGGTAAAGAAGGTTTTTTACTCACTATTTTGTCCATTTTCAGCACATTAATTTTTGGTACACTTTTAGGAAAATGGCTGAAAACCGATAGAAAAACATCGCACTTAATTTCGTGTGGAACGGCAATCTGCGGAGGAAGTGCCATTGCAGCCATTTCGCCAACAATCAAATCAAACGAAAATCAGACTTCAATAGCTTTGGGCGTGATTTTTATTTTGAATTCAGTTGCCTTGTTTGTGTTTCCTTTTATTGGGCATCAGCTTGATTTATCTCAGAAAGATTTTGGACTGTGGTGTGCTATTGCAATTCACGACACCAGTTCTGTAGTAGGTGCGGCTAATAAATACGGAGCCGAAGCTTTGCAGACTGCGACAACCGTAAAACTCGCAAGAGCATTATGGATTATTCCGATTTCAATTCTGACCGCTATTATTTTTAAAAATAAAAACTCAAAAATCAAGATTCCGTATTTTATAGGATTGTTTATTGTGGCCATGTTGTTGAATTCTTATGTACCTCAAATAGCTGTTTTTAGCCCAAATGTTGTAGAAATTGCCAAAATCGGTTTAACCATTACTTTGTTTCTAATTGGGGCAACTTTAAATAGTGATGCTTTAAAATCAGTAGGAGTGAAGCCTTTATTGCAGGGTGTTTTTCTTTGGGTATTTATTGCGGGGTTAGGTTTGCTATCGATTTTATATCTTAAATAATTTATTGCGTATAATTTTAAACACATAGATGAGATAGTTTTTATAAGCGTATAAAAAAGCATTTCACTTATTTAAAAACTCATAACTATGTGTGGAGAAACTTGTTTCTCTTTAATACCCTTTTGAAAATAAAAAACTATGTGATCTATGTGTTTATATTAATTTTTTTAAAACAACATTCACTAAACCTTATTTAATATTAGAGAATTTTACAACAGGTTTTCCAACGATATTATACCATTTTCCATCAAATGAAAATCGTTTTTCAATTGTAAAATTAAATTGTTTTTTCGTTTTAACCATTTCGCTTAACTCCTTTGGTATTTCTACTTCAAAGTCATCCTCAGTTCCTTTCGCTTTTTTATAGAATCCGGTCGTAGTGATGACAAAATCCCTAAAAAACTTTTTCTTACCATCATTTACAACTTTGTATGTACTGGACCATTCGGTACTGCCTTCGGCATTATTAGAAAGTCTATAATCGGCTACTTCCATTAAGGTCTGGTATTTTCCATTAAAACCAACAACAAGATAGAGGAATGCGTTATAAGGACCACCGGCACCTCCGTTGGCATGTATCAGCGAAAAAGCGAATTGATCTTCGCCAATTTCAACCAGTTTTAAAGCAGGAATGTGTGAGAAAGCACCAAATGCAGCAATTGCAGGTTGATACGACTTCATCTCCCATATATTTCCATTTTTTGCAAATTTAGCTAATCCTAAAAGTCCTCCGCTAAAACGTCCTGTTTGTGATCCATCGGCATCATAAACGGAATGATTAAAAACTAACATTTTGAATTGATTTCCTTTAGAGTCTGTATAATTAATGGTAGTGTCAAGTCGTGTTGCAACACCATCTCTATAAGGGAATAACGGGTCTTCTTCAACGCCATTAACATCGGTATAGGATGTAGGTCTACAAGTACTGCATTTCCAGCTTATAAAAGTGTTGTATGGAGATTTCTTATATAGTTTTCCGGGAAATAACTGCTGCATAGTTTTTATTCCATCTAAAGGATCAGCAACTTTTAATATTCTTTTAGGATTTAGAATCGTATCACTAATGTTTTTTAATTGAACAACATCATCTTGTGCAGTACAAACAAAAGTAAATACTAAGAACAGAAATCCGGAACAAATAAGGCGCATATATTTAAATTTTAAGGTAAAAGTAGTACAAACTTTTTGAAAATCTTTAAAAGATAAATTTTATGCATACTTGGTGCTGAATTTTATCTAAAACTGAATATAATTAAATTAACACAATATTAATTAGTATTCTTTTGAATTATCTTTAAATGAAATAAATTTGCAGTTCAAATAAACTTCAAATGAAAAACTTTAAAATGAAACCAAGACTCATTGCTTTTTTTGCAGTTATAATTGGATTTTTGACCTTATCATGGGGTATTGTAGGGCATGAACGCATCAATAAAGCTGCAGTTATGGCATTACCTCAGCCACTACAAGTCTTTTTTTACAATCATATCGATTTTATTACACAGGAAGCTTCTGTGCCGGATATTCGTAAATATGCTTTAAAGTATAAAGATGAAAACCCAAGACATTATATTGATTTGGAAAATTTCAAAACGTCTGTAGACAGTTTGCCTAAAACTTTAGAAGAAGCCAATAAAAAATACGATGCAAAATTCCTGAATGATAACGGAATTTTGCCTTGGTATATCGAAGACATGATGACCAAATTGACAAAAGCATTTAAAGAAAAAAACAGGGCCGAAATCTTATTTCTGGCAGCCGATTTAGGACATTATATTGGAGACGCCCATATGCCGTTGCATACTTCTGCTAATCATGATGGACAATTAACCGATCAAAAAGGAATCCATTCACTTTGGGAGAGCAGATTGCCTGAACTGTTCGTGAAAAATTACAAATTAAATGTTCCCGAAGCCAAATATTACGAAGATGTTCACAAAGCAACCTGGGACATGATCAGGGATACACATAGTCTGGTGCAGCCATTGCTGGCAGTTGACAAAAAATTAAGAACTTCAACTCCCGAAAATCAGGTTTTTGTTGTCGATGCTGAAGGTAAAATTGTGAAGAGTAAATACAATTCGGCTAAATTCTCAGACGAATATGCTGCCAAACTGCATACAGAATTAAACGGAATGGTAGAAAACCAGATGAAAAAAGCCATTACAGTAACAGCAAGTTTTTGGTACACGGCCTGGGTAAATGCAGGAAAGCCGGACTTAAGCGACTTAGATTCAAAGGAACTTACAAAACGCAACAGCAAAGCGTTAAAACAAGATTTGAAATTATTTCAGAAAGGACAACTTTTCGGAATGCAGAATCAAAACGATTAAGAATTTTGTATTAACAACAATAAAGGCAGCTTTTATAGAGCTGCCTTTTGTTTTTACCTAATTTACTGAATATATTAATACAGTCTTGTAAATAATCCTTTTTTGTTTCCTGATCCTCCACTTCCGGTAATTGTAATATGTCCGGTATTTCCGTTACCATCATAACCCCAGGCTAAATTATTTGTTGCCGTATTATTTGTCACTGTATGAGGTACGTTTTGCCCTGCGCTTCCTAATTTAAAGCCATTTCCATCTCCATTACTTCCAAAACCATTGTTGCTTGCTGTACAGTTTTTTATTGTAACAGTATATGGTTGGCCGTATAAATCCCATCCATCATCAGAATTATGGTTTGCAGTACATTTTTCAAACACATTATTTTTTCCTGCAGATAATTTACAGGCAAAGCCATCTGCATTTTCTCCGGCATTTGCAGCATCGTAATTATCGTTTGATTTACAGGAAAGAATATAGTTATCATGTCCGCCATTGTAAATTTGCAAGCCTGAATCGCCGTTTGATAATGTAGATACATTATAAGCATAATTATATCCGCCATTTTGAAAAACCAGTCCGCAGTCCGGGGCATTTCTAATTGTCATATTCGTGATGTTCCAATAGCTCCCATTTACTTTTACACCCCAGCTGCCAGAAGGTAGCCCGGAACAATTCAGGGTACCACCTGTAATACTGATTTTTGAATTTGCAGTACCGCTTTTAGCTAGTTCTAAAGTCTTTGTAAGGTTTATTGTTCCGCTAATTGTAATAACGTCTCCTGCAACCGCAGCAGCTACAGCAGATCGTAATGCACT
The Flavobacterium flavigenum genome window above contains:
- a CDS encoding DUF4302 domain-containing protein gives rise to the protein MKIKNIYKFLFAAFLALQLSACDNNTDADPKFDKTPTERLNAQMAELKQVLLSSPEGWKAIYFTDNTILGGYTHFFKFFADGTVEMSSDFDEDLDTDVTQKSEYQIQLGSTVSLTFTTKNWIHLLSESDNYPIDELEAKGYLGDFQFLYYGQENGQIIFRANRNGQEIRFVKATKEDRDNLSKNFDMIPNVIGSETRPLFRLLETNDGTTKHQFDFSFSPITRYATANSIETGYSVSFNFGVGYTPTGIVVNPGIQVGSQKLTDFVYNDADGSFTATGTGGVSASIKYSNAPLVLTDDYKLLLPGSGNNVYGYIYNLTKFEAANSALFLTLLGNSEQAAGAMLSRVQLWFNNADGSNYIEYRFADATGATIARRYHYFTLTVNTADKKVTFTPGVWKSTATAAAPAIATPSFLKNLDDQFMNPQGLYFAETPVSGYRAFTFTSTTTPFRMVAYSFQ
- the fabG gene encoding 3-oxoacyl-[acyl-carrier-protein] reductase, with the protein product MKLLEGKVAIITGASRGIGKGIAEVFAKHGANVAFTYSSSVESAQALETELNGLGVKAKGYQSNAADFNEAQTFVDAVLADFGTVDILINNAGITKDNLLMRMSEADFDQVIDVNLKSVFNMTKAIQKTFLKQRSGSIVNISSVVGVSGNAGQTNYAASKAGAIGFTKSVALELGSRNIRCNAIAPGFIETEMTAKLPEDVVKGWRDGIPLKRGGTTEDVANACLFLASDMSAYVTGQVLNVCGGMLT
- a CDS encoding LysR family transcriptional regulator — encoded protein: MDFRLKVFYTVALRLNFTKAATELYITQPAVSKHIQELEETYKTKLFERNGSKIALTAAGEILLKHTKNIFEVYREIDFDMSSFINQRQGLLRLGSSTTISQYIISPVLARFHQKQQDIKVNLLNGNTEQIENALINKEIEIGIVEGQSKNQSIKYVPFIKDELVLVCNRNPLVKQNEISLEDLKSMKFITRERGSGTLEVIEYALKQVGVKLSDLQIEMQLGNTESIKSYLLNSDCFAFMSIHAVGKELKNNELIVLDVEGLSIERYFYIITLLGKSDPLSELFIQNISSYYNLKL
- a CDS encoding YeiH family protein; this encodes MKTQQHSASHLVEVNLFLQQLIFGAVIVLCLLSVISPPIALLLGVLIVNVFGNPFIAFNHRAITFLLQFSVVGLGFGMNASSAISAGKEGFLLTILSIFSTLIFGTLLGKWLKTDRKTSHLISCGTAICGGSAIAAISPTIKSNENQTSIALGVIFILNSVALFVFPFIGHQLDLSQKDFGLWCAIAIHDTSSVVGAANKYGAEALQTATTVKLARALWIIPISILTAIIFKNKNSKIKIPYFIGLFIVAMLLNSYVPQIAVFSPNVVEIAKIGLTITLFLIGATLNSDALKSVGVKPLLQGVFLWVFIAGLGLLSILYLK
- a CDS encoding zinc dependent phospholipase C family protein — protein: MKNFKMKPRLIAFFAVIIGFLTLSWGIVGHERINKAAVMALPQPLQVFFYNHIDFITQEASVPDIRKYALKYKDENPRHYIDLENFKTSVDSLPKTLEEANKKYDAKFLNDNGILPWYIEDMMTKLTKAFKEKNRAEILFLAADLGHYIGDAHMPLHTSANHDGQLTDQKGIHSLWESRLPELFVKNYKLNVPEAKYYEDVHKATWDMIRDTHSLVQPLLAVDKKLRTSTPENQVFVVDAEGKIVKSKYNSAKFSDEYAAKLHTELNGMVENQMKKAITVTASFWYTAWVNAGKPDLSDLDSKELTKRNSKALKQDLKLFQKGQLFGMQNQND
- a CDS encoding right-handed parallel beta-helix repeat-containing protein, encoding MKTNFKLLIMCSIILFASCDTNDTPVKENEAATDSQETVTQTKSLTAKNSTVTNESALRSAVAAAVAGDVITISGTINLTKTLELAKSGTANSKISITGGTLNCSGLPSGSWGVKVNGSYWNITNMTIRNAPDCGLVFQNGGYNYAYNVSTLSNGDSGLQIYNGGHDNYILSCKSNDNYDAANAGENADGFACKLSAGKNNVFEKCTANHNSDDGWDLYGQPYTVTIKNCTASNNGFGSNGDGNGFKLGSAGQNVPHTVTNNTATNNLAWGYDGNGNTGHITITGSGGSGNKKGLFTRLY